One genomic window of Sardina pilchardus chromosome 15, fSarPil1.1, whole genome shotgun sequence includes the following:
- the LOC134102051 gene encoding stomatin-like, giving the protein MEMENHNKRRQSSQEDLLEDDRSLGCCGWALVILAGILAVLPPFCLFSVFMCFKIVKEYERAVIFRLGRIVDKKPKGPGIFVILPCTDSMVKVDLRTVSFDIPPQEILTKDSVTVCVDGVVYFRVSDPIRSVANVSNADSATRLLAQTTLRNMLGTKNLSEVLSDREVIAHGMQSTLDEATDQWGIKVERVEIKDVKLPIQLQRAMAAEAEATREARAKVIAAEGEMNASRALKEASLIIAESPSALQLRYLQTLNTIAAEKNSTIVFPLPMDMMTQFMKK; this is encoded by the exons aagatgACAGGAGTCTGGGCTGCTGTGGCTGGGCGTTGGTCATTCTGGCGGGAATCTTGGCTGTCCTTCCCCCCTTCTGCCTCTTCTCCGTGTTCATGTGCTTCaag ATTGTTAAAGAATATGAGCGGGCTGTCATATTCCGACTGGGGCGCATTGTGGACAAGAAGCCAAAGGGACCTg GAATATTCGTCATTCTGCCGTGCACCGACTCCATGGTGAAGGTGGACCTGAGAACAGTCTCCTTTGACATTCCACCCCAAGAG ATCTTAACCAAGGACtcggtgactgtgtgtgtggatggagtgGTGTACTTCCGGGTCAGCGACCCCATCAGGTCCGTCGCCAACGTGTCCAACGCAGACTCTGCTACCCGCCTGCTGGCCCAGACCACTCTGAGGAACATGCTCGGAACCAAGAACCTGTCTGAGGTTCTCTCCGACCGTGAGGTGATTGCTCACGGAATGCAG TCGACCCTGGATGAGGCAACGGACCAATGGGGCATCAAGGTGGAGCGGGTGGAGATCAAGGACGTCAAGCTGCCCATACAGCTGCAGAGAGCCATGGCCGCAGAGGCAGAGGCCACCCGGGAGGCCAGAGcaaag gtgattgcggcggagggagagatgaacGCGTCGCGCGCTCTGAAGGAGGCATCGCTGATCATCGCCGAGTCGCCCTCGGCCCTCCAGCTGCGCTACCTGCAGACCCTCAACACCATCGCCGCCGAGAAGAACTCCACCATCGTCTTCCCCCTGCCCATGGACATGATGACCCAGTTCATGAAGAAGTAG